A portion of the Algisphaera agarilytica genome contains these proteins:
- a CDS encoding alkaline phosphatase D family protein — translation MKYCIATTLLAALAVGGSAFAKPPIPTPPETPVIGPWDQYFLQTLYKEANPDTGLVEIVGTEKFNQHVEETGVKLLGGPMLGGITPTQARVWVRTAGPATVQVVIDDEIQSVERQTGPDGDYTAVLHLDGLAPATDYTYDVLVNGQPVFGDNKPTFNTFPRKGDPATFSVGFGGCARYNPPKEHVWATIASVNPDAFLMLGDNVYHDLPQHRTKQRVHYYRRQLHPDYQKLTSTTPMYAIYDDHDLGVNDSAGGLGVYEPAWKYESWKVFRENWNNPFYGMGDSYPGCWFDFSIGDVDFFMLDGRYYRDFKQGTMLGPVQKIWLQEKLKASTATFKVLVSGTLWTEHADKGGKDSWWGVKKEREEVLGLIDRENITGIVLLSSDRHRTEVFKLERPAGYDLYEFNSGKLTNIHTHDPNPHALFSHNEGNFFGLLKFDLAQDDPTVSFRVVTIDNELVHETTVRESQLRADEPKRP, via the coding sequence ATGAAATACTGCATCGCCACCACGCTGCTCGCCGCCTTGGCGGTCGGCGGTTCCGCCTTTGCCAAGCCGCCGATCCCGACGCCGCCCGAGACGCCGGTGATCGGGCCGTGGGACCAATACTTCCTCCAGACGCTGTACAAAGAAGCGAACCCCGACACCGGGCTGGTCGAAATCGTCGGTACCGAGAAGTTCAACCAACACGTCGAGGAGACCGGCGTGAAACTCCTCGGCGGGCCGATGCTCGGCGGCATCACGCCCACCCAGGCCCGCGTGTGGGTACGCACCGCCGGGCCGGCCACCGTGCAGGTCGTCATCGACGACGAAATCCAAAGCGTCGAACGCCAAACCGGCCCGGACGGCGACTACACCGCCGTGCTCCACCTGGACGGCCTGGCACCCGCAACCGACTACACCTACGACGTTCTGGTCAACGGCCAACCCGTCTTCGGCGACAACAAACCAACGTTCAACACCTTCCCCCGCAAAGGCGATCCCGCGACTTTCAGCGTCGGCTTTGGCGGATGCGCACGCTACAACCCGCCGAAGGAACACGTCTGGGCCACGATCGCCTCGGTCAACCCCGACGCCTTTCTCATGCTGGGCGACAACGTCTACCACGACCTGCCCCAGCACCGCACCAAGCAGCGCGTACACTACTACCGCCGGCAGCTCCACCCCGACTACCAGAAGCTCACCTCGACCACGCCGATGTACGCGATCTACGACGACCACGACCTGGGCGTCAACGACTCGGCCGGCGGTCTGGGCGTGTACGAACCCGCTTGGAAGTACGAGTCGTGGAAAGTATTCCGCGAGAATTGGAATAACCCCTTCTACGGCATGGGCGATTCCTACCCCGGCTGCTGGTTCGACTTCTCCATCGGCGACGTCGACTTCTTCATGCTTGACGGCCGGTACTACCGCGACTTCAAACAAGGCACCATGCTCGGCCCAGTGCAGAAGATCTGGCTCCAGGAAAAGCTCAAAGCCTCGACCGCCACGTTCAAGGTGCTCGTCTCCGGCACACTCTGGACCGAACACGCCGACAAAGGCGGCAAGGATTCGTGGTGGGGCGTGAAGAAAGAACGCGAAGAAGTCCTCGGCCTGATCGACCGCGAGAACATCACCGGCATCGTCCTGCTGTCCTCCGACCGCCACCGCACCGAAGTGTTCAAGCTCGAACGCCCCGCAGGCTACGACCTCTACGAGTTCAACTCCGGCAAACTCACCAACATCCACACCCACGACCCCAACCCCCACGCCCTGTTCTCGCACAACGAAGGCAACTTCTTCGGGCTGCTGAAATTCGACCTCGCCCAGGACGACCCCACGGTCAGCTTCCGGGTGGTCACGATCGATAACGAGTTGGTCCACGAGACGACCGTCCGCGAGAGCCAGCTGCGGGCAGACGAGCCGAAGAGGCCCTAA
- the rpsO gene encoding 30S ribosomal protein S15 yields the protein MSITAAKKAEIIKEFQRDEKDSGSPEVQVAVLTHRIRELTDHLKGHKHDYSSQRGLLQMVSTRTRLLKYLARIDRQRYLDLIQKLGLRK from the coding sequence ATGAGCATCACCGCAGCCAAGAAAGCCGAAATCATCAAAGAGTTCCAACGCGACGAGAAGGACTCGGGCAGCCCCGAAGTCCAGGTCGCGGTTCTCACCCACCGCATCCGCGAGTTGACCGACCACCTCAAGGGCCACAAGCACGACTACTCGTCGCAGCGCGGCCTGCTCCAGATGGTCTCGACCCGCACCCGGCTGCTCAAGTACCTGGCCCGCATCGACCGTCAGCGTTACCTCGACCTGATCCAGAAGCTCGGCCTGCGTAAGTAA